A stretch of Gammaproteobacteria bacterium DNA encodes these proteins:
- a CDS encoding IS3 family transposase codes for REISWAWMLEYNEERDHDSLQGMTPVEVLKKYELSTLGLST; via the coding sequence CGTGAAATCTCGTGGGCCTGGATGTTGGAATACAACGAGGAACGCGATCACGATTCTCTTCAAGGAATGACACCTGTTGAGGTGTTGAAAAAATACGAACTCTCTACTTTAGGACTGTCAACCTAA